GCAGATGATGGCGGCCAAGGCCATCCAGGCGTCCTGGCGACGCTTCAACACCAGGCGCCTCCTCCGGGCTGGCAAGGCGATGGAGAAAAAAGCGAAGGTGGAGGAACGCGACATTCCTTACCACCCGCCCCAGCAGGTGCGGTTCCAGCATCCGGAAGAGGGCAAGTCCCTTCTGGCCCAGCCCACCATGGTGAGCAAGGAGACCCAGTTCCCTTCCTCTGACAGCCTGGCCGCTTATACCCACCAACCGGCCCTTTTGCAGTCCCAGGGCATGTCACCGCCTGGGACGTGCTCTGCCGGAGGCCCCAGCGTCACCTTCCTGCCACACCAGACAGTCGCCATCAAACTTCCATGTCCCATGAGTCTCGATGCGAAGTGCTGCCCATGCCTGATGACAAGAACCGTCAGAAGTACCTGCCTTGTCCAAGTAGAAGGGGACCCAATGAAGACCAAGCAAATAACTTCCAGGGCCAACAAGGCAGGAGCCATGGGGCCACCACCATCTGCAAGGTGCGCCCAGGCAGTTCAAGGACAATTCAAGACCCAAACCCAGGTCCACACGGAAGCAGAGGTCCTCAAAATGCCACCTCAGACAGGCCCAGCGCCTGTGATAACCAAGACCCTTGCCCAGCCAGGGCCCACTATGACCACGACCAAGACTCCCTTCCAGATGTACCCAGCAGCCACGATAACCAAGACCTCGCCCCAGCCTTGCCCGGTGCCCATGGTAACAATAGCCAAGACCCCACCCCAGATGTACCTGGCAGCTGCAATGGCCAAGATTCCACCAGAGACAGACCCAGCAGCCCCCATGACCAAGACTGCGGCCCAGACATGCCCGGCGGCCACCATGATCAAGGCTCCACTCCAGTCGTGCTTGGCAGCCATGATGAACAAGACCCTACCCCAGCCATGCCCGATGTCAACTGTCACAATAACCAAGGCCCCACCCCAGGTGTACCCCCAAGGCCCGGTGGGCAAGATCCCACCTCAGATGTGCCCGCCAGCCACAGCGACCAAGACCCCACTCCAGTCATGCCTGGCGGCCATGATGAGTAAGATCCAACCCCAGCCATGCCCAGTGCCCATAATAACCATCACCAaaaccccaccccagccctgcccggTGACCCAAGGGACCAAGACCCCAGCTGCAATGCGACCAACAGCCTCCATGACCAACACTACACCCCAGACACGACCGGCAGCCACGATGACGAAGGCCCCACCCCAGCTAGGCCTGCTGGCCTCGATGATCAAGTCTCCAACTCAGACACGGCCTGCGGCCACAGCGACCAAAGTCCCGCCCCAGGCGTGTGCAGTGCCCTTGCTGACCAAGACGCCACCCCAGACGCACCCAGCACCCACGGGAACCAAGACCCTACTGCAGACATGTCAGGTGGCTACAGCGACCAAGACCCACTCTCATCAGATGCTCCAAGGAGCCACGGTGGCGAAAACTGCTCCTCCCCAGACGCGCCTGGCGGCCATGATCACCAAGACTCCAGCTCAGTTACGCTCAGTGGCCACCATCCTCAAAACCCTGTGCCTGCCCCCGTCAGCAGCTGGAAACCTCAAGCCTCCGTTTTCAGCAGCGGCGACAGCTGGAATTTCCGACACCTCATCCCACACGTGTCTAAGTGGACCAAAGGCCAGGGCCACGGTGAACGCGAGACAGGCGACCAGGGCGGTCAAGGTCTCGTCCCGCTCATACTTGACAGAGGGAAAAGTGAAATGCTTTCCCCCGTCATATCCGGGGGCTGGGGCTCACAAGCCTCCAGCCAGGCCTCCTTTGGAAGGCGAGAAAATCAAGGCCTTCTCCCAGAAACAAGGGAAAACGGAAACCACGTCTGACACCAGTATGGCCATGGAAATGCCCGGGGATCTGACCTGGGCAAAAGTGGCGAGCGACAGGAACAAGTGGGCACATCCGAGGACGGACATCTTGAAGGTTCAGTCCCAACTGTATGGGCCTGCAAGAACCGCTGGGGCGCCTCTGAGCACATGTCTGCCTCAAGCGCAACTGGCCCCTCGTTCAACCACAGGCTCGCCTCAGGCCCATCTGCTGGCCGAGCTGACTAAGGCCCTGCCCCAGGAGCACGTGTCTGCCAAGTTGACCATGGCCCAGGGCCAAGGATACCCACAAGCCCAACCCCCCGCCGCCGTGGCCCAACCACACCTGAGTGTGTGTCTGTCTAAGACGCCGTCCCAGGCACACCTGCCCGCCAAGCTGATGAAGGCGCAGTCCCAGGCACAGCTGACCACAGCAGTGATCAAGGTACAGTCCCAAGGGCATCTCCCCACCGGATTGACAAAGGCGCAGTCCCAGGCCCAGCTGGTCACAGATACAGCCAAGAGCCTCTatgcggcccaccaggctgctgAACTCAGCAGCAAGACGCAGTCGCAGCCACTCCTGGTGGGCTTCAAGGCTTCCACCCAGCCCTGCCAGCACATTGGCGCTCTGCCCCGAGCCAAGCCAGAAGACAGACTGACCCAGCTCCCATCCCACAGCTACGTGCAGGGCAAGGCCACCCTGGGCCTGCACCAGGGGGCCTCTGAGACCCAGAACATGCTGGTGCCTCTGCTGGCCTCTGCTGGCCACACCACGTGCAACGCTGAATCCTGGGGGGACGGCAGGGCTGCCCGGGCCCAGCCGTCAACCACCAGCGCACCCCCGCCCAGCCAGGAGGAGCTAGCGGCCTCCCAACTCGCCTCCCTGTGTGCTGAGCTGGCCGCCGTGCTGGGCTCGCAGGAGGACCTCCGCGCCCTGCTGGCCAAAGCCCTCTCCCAGGGGGAAGTGAGGGCGGCCCTGAACCAGGCCCTGTCCAAAGAAGTCTTGGGAGCCACGATGGCCAAGGCCTTGCCCCAGGGCATCCTGGGCACGGTGCTGGTGAAGGCGCCCTCCTGGGGCGAGCTGGGCACCAGCCTGTCCCGCGCACTGTCCCGGGGCGAGCTGACTAAGGCCATTCAGAGCAGACTGGCGGACGTGCTTAGCAAGGCCCTGACGGAGGAGGAGCGCGCCACCTTGAGCCAGGCCCTGTGTCAGGGTGAGCTGGGTGCAGTCCTCAGCCAATCTCTCTCTCAGGCGGCCCTGAGGTCTGGAGTCGGCCTCCCCAAGGCTGCCTCCAAAACGATGGGAAGTGGGATGACCGTGATGCCGGCCCCCGTGGAGGTGGACTGCAGGGGGAGCCTGTCGGCCGCGTGGGGGCCCAGCCTGGGCCCCATGAGACTACAGCCCAGCAAGGTTAGGGttccctggggtggggcctgggagggTTTTGTCACAGGCTGGCCGTCCGGGCTCTTGGAAGAGAGGGGGGATGGGGCTATGCTCGGGGGGTCACCCTGCTCATCCGTGGTCTCTGTAGGTGCCTCCTTGATTGCTGGGGTGATGACCATTCACCAGTATCCCCCTATTTCTGCCCCGGGTCCCACTCTGTCATGGGAGACGGGACCCAGCAGAAGCCCCTTAAATCTGTACCTGACCCTCAAGAACTGTGAGGAAAGAGTGTGCCTGCACCCCAGGGTGAGTGAATTGGCATCAGCCCTCGGCCCAATGGTGAGTGATGTGGACCCCAACTTGTCCAACCTGCCCCACCAACAGCCGGCCTCCGGTCTGTGGCAGCCACTCCTTGCCAATGGCGTGGGCCCGAGCACCAGCCAGCCGTCACTGGCCACTGGCAGCTCAACCACAAGCACCCAGAGTCCACACGTGGTCAGCAGGGTGGCCCCACACACAAGGGCATCCCCAGGGGAGTGCAGGTTAGCACCGGGCAAGCTTCCCAGCACCACAGGTCGTGGGAGCGGCACCCACTCCCACAGCTGTGCCACCAACTATGGGGGTTCTGTTTGCTGGTGTCAGCCCTCGGGGATCAGCAGGGCATCCCCCGGTGGGGGCCAACCCCAAGGGGCCAAAGTTCCACAACAGCTACCTGTGGTCCCCGAGGAGACCGTGCAGAGAACACGGTCCCCGAATCATAAACGAGGCTGCAGGGGCCCTAGGCAGGTGACCAAAGAAGCGACCCCAGTTCCGCCACAGGCCGCCACAGTGAGCAAAGCACAAGTGCATGCCCCCAAGGCCTGCGTCATAACCCCAGGTCCCTGGCCCGGTTCCGTGGCTCCTGGTCGTTGCTGGGCAGCCAAGCGAGGGGGTCAGGTGGATCCCGGTCTGTTCCAAGTCTCCCCAGGCAATAAGCTGACACCCACCCTTTCCCGAACAGCCATCCCTGGGAAGGAGAAGAATCAAACACGGGGTAGCCTTTCCAGGGCACATGGCCCACGGGAGCGGATAACTGACCATATACCTAGTGAACTGGTGGCCACTATGCCACAAGGTCCAGACAATGACCTGTCCAGAAGCTTCTCCCAGGGCTGCACAGACTACGGCCTAAATATGAGCAATTCCCAGAGCTCGCTGCGCAGCTGCGGCTCACTCGGCCTTTCCACCATGTCTGTGGCCAGCATGGCCGCTGTTGACGTGGTGGACGAGGAGGCCTGGGAAGCCAGCTTGGACAGGGACTTTGATCTAGATGCTCTCCTCTCCGCAGAGGCCGTGGAGAGGTCCCAGGGACCCAGGAGTGTGGAAGAGACTGAGGGAGCAGGTCACAGGCACCTGGCCCCAAGCCTCCATGACCAGTCTTCTGTAGACTCAGAGCTGATCCCCATTCTACAGCATAGCTCACTGGCCAGTCGCATGACACTGAGTGTGCACTGGGACTCAGAGGATGAGGAAGACATGTCCTCAGATCAGAGTTCCATGAATCTGAAGGAGAGTTTGTCGCAGGCACCCTATGGGACTGTGTTGACCAGAAGTTTGTCATCGAGTAACGTGGTCCCTACTGTCTATCAGCAGCTGGCTGTGGCTGGTAGTTTGACCTCATGCCTATCTCAGCCTGTAGTAGCCAGTAAGGTGGCCTCAAATCCAGGCCAGCTCTCTATGGCCAGTAGAATGACCAGCAGCCTATCTGAGCCATCGGTGGTCAATAAGGTGACTCCCAGCTTAGGCCAGATGTCCAGGACCAAGAAGGTGTCCCTCAGCCTAGGCCAGCCATTGATGGTTGAAGGGGTGGTTCCCAGCTTTTCACAGCCACTGATGGCCTGCAGACTGGCCCTGAGCTTCGCCCAGCCATCTATGACCAGTGGCGTGGCGTCTAGCCTCACCCAGCCGCCTGTGACCAGTGGGGTGGCCCCTAGACTAGCCCAGCCACCTGTGACTAGTGGGGTGGATCCCAAGCTCAGCCAGCCACCTGTGACCAGTGGGgtggcccccagccctgcccagccacCTGTGACCAGTGGGGTGGCCCCCAGCCTCGCCCAGGCACCTGTGACTACTGGAGTGGCCCGCAGCTTAACCCAGACATCTGTGACTGGTGGGGTTGTCCCCAGTCTAGGCCAGTCACCTATGAGCACTGGGGTGGCCCCTAGCCTAAGCCAGCCATCTTTGACCTTTGgagtatctgcctgccaaagccAGCCATCTTTTACCAGTGGGATGGCTCCTAGCTTAGGCCAGCCTTCTATGACTTGTGTGGTGGCCCCCCGCCTAGCGCAGCCATCTGTGGCCACTAGGGGGacccccagcctggcccagctACCTGTGATGAGTGGTGCAGGTTGTGCTATGAGTCAGCCGAGTTGGGCCCCTAGGGTGAGTCCAAATCTACCATCCTCGAGGGCGAATGCAGTGACTCCCAGTCAGCATTATTCGTCCTTTGCCATTGAAGTCACCTCGGGTGCACCATATGCATCAGTGGCTCATGGCGTGGGCCAGGGTCTGAGTGTCTGCTAGGGTGGACCCACGTCAAGATCCTCTGACGGTCAGAGGAGTGGCCCCGCATCCCCAGGTCCCTGAGTTCAGCGAGGTGGCCCTGGGCTTTCATCAGCTGCCTGATATTGGTGGGAGGCACCCAAGAGTAATGGAACAACCTGCTGTCATCGTTTCTGCTCCAAACCTCTACCAGGCGCCTGTGGCCAGTGGGGAGGACTCTTGTCTAGGCCAGGAAGCCAGTGTGTCTCTGTTGAGGGGCATGTCTGTGAGCAGATCCCAGGGTGCCACAGCCTCCGAAGTGCTCCCAGATGTGTCTCGGGGGACTCTGGCTACTGGCATGTTCCTAAGTATGTCTCAGGTACCCATGGCCCCTGGCAGAGCAGGGAGGGTGGGCCAGAGGAGTGTGGCTACCGCCATGGGCCCAAGCCAATCTCAGATGAGCAGGGGCATGGCTCCCATGACATCCTGTGCCTCTGTGGCTGCTGCCCCTTTGACTCATGAATCGGCCAGGATGGCTCCTGGCTTCTCTCAGGCTTCAGTGTCCAGTAGACTGGGTGTGAGTTCGTCTGAGTTTTCCGTGACCAGTGTGGGCCCCAGCATATCTCAGGTCAGCGTGGATCTTCCAGTATCTCTGGACCACCGGTGTCCTTCTGTGTCCACAATCTCCAGCAGTTACCAACAAGCTGATGTTATCAGCCAGCAGCCTGCAATGGGCATGCCCAGTGCTGTGGCCCCAGGTTCTGTAGCCGGTGGCATGGCCTCTACTCTCCCCCCAGGGTCCATGATCAGAGGCATGGGCCAGagccttcctccagggcccaTACTGAGTTGTGTGGCCCCCAGCCTTCCACCAGGTTATGTGGTCAATGGTGTAGTCCATACTCTTCCCCCTGGGTCCATGATCAGTGGCGTGGGCCTGAGCCTTCCCCCAGGGTCCGTGATCAGTGGTGTGGGCCTGGGTCTCCCCCCAGGGTCTGTGATCAGTGGCCTGGGCCTAGGCCTTCCTCCTGGGTCTGTGATTGGTGGCGTGGGCCTGGGCCTTCCTCCTGGGTCTGTGATTGGTGGCGTGGGCCAGGGCCTTCCCCCGGGGTCTGTGATTGGTGGCGTGGGCCAGGGCCTTCCCCCGGGGTCTGTGATTGGTGGCGTGGGCCAGGGCCTTCTCCCGGGGCCTGTGATCGGTGGCGTGGGTCAGGGCTTTCCCCCAGGGCCTGTGATCGGTGGCGTGGGCCAGGGCTTTCCCCCAGCGCCTGTGATCGGTGGCGTGGGCCAGGGCTTTCCCCCAGGACCTGTGATCGGTGGCGTGGGTCAGGGCCTTTCCCCAGGGCCTGTGATTGGTGGCGTGGGCCAGGGCCTTGCTCTAGATCCCATGAGCAGCAGTGTAGCCCAGGGCCTTCCTCCAGGGTTTGGGGCAACTGGCATGGCCAGAACTGTGCCTATGAGTTCTGTGGCGACTTCAGTGTCCCCCAGTCTGATTGCAGCATCTGGCAGTGACGGGAAGAAGCAAGGTCTCTCGGTGAAGCCGTCAGCTAGTCTAAGTGCTCCGGACCTGCTCTTAGATTCAGTGCTAGGTGCAGTGGACTCCAGAATCCCTCCTTGTCCTGTGAACTCTACTGTGGACACAGCATCTATGCCTGGGGGACTGAGTCAGAACCTAGTTCTGGAGCCCATGGCTAGTACAGCCAGTCCACCCTCCACAGTCGGAGGCGTGGCCCCGAGCCTTCCCCAGGGGTCCCTGCTGATTGGAATCTCTCCTCGTCCATACCATGGGGGCCTGGCAGGGGAAGGGTCCACAACCACCTTGCAGGCATCCCATCCCCCTGGCCTGGCTCAAGCTCCCCTCCAGGAAGCTCCTGGCACGGCTGGTGGAGTATACCAAGTGCCTTCGGTTCTGCAAAAAGCCTCACAGTTGAACCAGGCCATTGGGGTGGTGACAGCATTTGAGACCACAGATCCCAAGACTGTGATGAGGCCAGAGGACCCAGGCAGGGCTCCTCCCCAGGGGTCCGTATCCAGGCAGGGGTCCGAAGTCCTTGcggcaaccccatggatatacCATAGTCCCCTGGCAATAGACACTGACTACAGCCAAGAATTCCCTGTAGAGAATGAGGCTCTTCCCAAAGACCAGAGGCCGCTATTGGAGGAGGTAGCTCCCGGCCAAGCTAAGTCAATGCCCAGCAGTGTGGCCTCTGTCCTTCCCCAGTCGCCGAGTCTTGCCAAGCCCTCCACGGTCAGTAGTGgcaccccaaccctgcagcagagGTCAGAGACCAATTTGGTGGCCCCTGGTTCCCACACTGCGGCTGCCAGCCCCAGTGTGCAGACGGTGCCCATCACGGGCACTGGGGCCCCACTGGCTCACCCGCAGACTCCAAGCTCTCACACTACACTCCGGAGCCCCTCGGCTTATCAAAAGGCTTTGGTGGCTCATATACTGCCTCAGAGCCCCTCAATGACTCACCAGTCCCGTGGGATCATGGCTTCTACTGGAGTCTCAGGGTCACCCAAGCCGACCCATGACAATACTGCAGCCACCGGTCTACACCCAGGGTCTGTGGCTTGGACGGGGACCCCAAGAACTTCCCGGAGGTCACAGCCACGTGTTTCACCTCATCCATCCCTGTTTAGAAAGCTGACGTACAGTGGTTTCCAGAAGGAAGCCATTCCCAGCGCACCCCAGAAGACAGCGGCTGGCGGTCTGATTCAGAATGGCCACAGGCCCCTTGGCCCTAGAACATCCTTCAGGTCCATGCATGCTATTTCTGTACCAGAAAAGCCAGACAGTTCTGCAGCTGGGACTGTGCCCTCCGGTCAGGAGCAGCAGGATGCCCCCAAGTCCTCGCAGAAATTTCCTAAACATTCCCTGCATGCACCGCCAGCCTTAACGCCAATAATCCACACTAATGAGCTGGCACAGGGCATGGCCAGCTCTAAGCAGAACCCTGGGATTCGGAGGGTGTCTCTGGGTTATGAGTCTTCACCGAGGGGTTCCCGGCGGCCCCTTTTTAGGCAGGAGTTGCCGCAGGCGTCTCCAATTTCCCTTAGCTTCATGGCTCCTGCAGAGAGTCTCAGGCCATCCGTGACTCCCGCTGGCGTTCTTGGAACTTCTGTGACTCCTGCTGAGAGTCTCAGGGCGTCCCTGACTCCAGCTGACCATCTTGGGGCATCCCTGACTCCGAGTGACAGTCTTGGGGCGTCCCTGGCTCCAGCTGACCATCTTGGGGCATCCCTGACTCCGGCAGACAGTCTCGGGGCATCCCTGACTCCAGCAGACAGTCTCGGGGCATCCCTGACTGCGGCTGACAGTCTTGGGGCATCCCAGACTCCAGCTGACCATCTGGGGGCGTCCCTGACTCCGGCTGACCAACTTGGGGTGCCCCTGACCCCAGCTGACAGTCTCGGGGCATCCCTGACTGCAGCTGACAGTCTTGGGGCGTCCCTGGCTCCAGCTGACCATCTGAGGGCATCCCTGACTCCGGCAGACAGTCTCGGGGCATCCCTGACTCCAGCAGACAGTCTCGGGGCGTCCCTGACTGCGGCTGACAGTCTTGGGGCGTCCCAGACTCCAGCTGACCATCTGGGGGCGTCCCTGACTCCGGCTGACCAACTTGGGGTGCCCCTGACCCCAGCTGACAGTCTCGGGGCATCCCTGACTGCAGCTGACAATCTGGGGGTGTCCCTGGCTCCAGCTGACCATCTTAGGGCATCCCTGACTCCGGTTGACAGTCTCGGGGCATCCCTGACTCCAGCAGACAGTCTCGGGGCATCCCTGACTCCGGCTGACCATCTCGGGGCATCCTTGACTCCAGCTGACAGTCTCGGGGCATCCCTGACTCCGGCTGACCATCTTAGGGCATCCCTGACTCCGGTTGACAGTCTCGGGGCATCCTTGACTCCAGCTGACAGTCTCGGGGCGTCCCTGACTCCGGCTGACAGTGTTGGGGCATCCCAGACTCCAGCTGACCATCTGGGAGTGTCCCTGACTCCGGCTGACCAACTTGGGGTGCCCCTGACCCCAGCAGACAGTCTCAGGGCATCCCTGACTCCAGCTGACAATCTGGGGGCGTCCCTGACTCCGGCTGACAGTCTCGGGGCATCTCTGACTCAAGCTGACAGTTTTGGGGTGCCCCTGACTCCAGCTGACAGTCTCGGGATGTCCCTGACTCCCGCTGTACTCCAGGGCCCAGAGGACACTGCCATGTCTGGTGGCCAAGCGAGGAATTCTACCATCCCCAGCATAGCAGTTGGGCCCAGGGGCAGCACCGTGGCCCCTGGAGGCGCTTGGGAGCCAGCTGGGGGCACTGTGCCCTGGGATGTCGTGGGCAGCAAGGCAGCGGTGGACCCCAGACAGCCGAGGGAGTTGGTGGCATCAGTGCAGGCTGTAGAGAAGATAATCATCCACGCGGCGGTCATCATCCAGGCATGTGCACGAGGCTTCCTGGTGCGCCGTACCATCAAGGTGTGGCACCAGTGGGCCATCATCATCCAGGCTGCCTGGCGTGGCTACTGTGTGCGGCGGGACCTGGCCCGCCTCTGCCGAGCTGCCACCATCATCCAGGCTGCGTGGAGAGGCTTCGTCATCCGCCAGAGCCGCACCCAGCAAATGCTGCTCCAGAACGTGTGGGCTAAGACCAGCAGTGGGGCTAGGACGACGTCTGACCACCGCTGCTTCCAGTCCTGCCAGCCCCATGTCTGTGCTCTCTGCCAGTCCCTGACCTCCGGACTCGGAAGCCCACCCAGCGTGGTGATGCTTGTGGGTTCCAGCCCCCGCACATGCCACACGTGCGGCCACACGCTGCCCACCCGGGTGGTGCATGGCACGGGCCGGGGTGCTGCCAGCCAGGCCGGTGTGCCACGGGGCTGCCTGACCCGGTCAACCGCCCAGAGCCTTCGGCGGCCACCCCATCATCAGACCAAGGCGGCCACGGCCATCCAGTCTGCCTGGAGGGGCTTCGTCGTGCGTCGTCGGCTGAAGCAGCAACAGGACGCAGCCAAGATGCTTCAAGCCACCTGGCGCGGCCACAGCACCCGGGCCTCCCTCACCACGGACGCGCTCCTGGGGCCAGCGGTGTGGGACAACTCACGACACACGCAGTGGCCAGGCGTCTAGGACCTTGGCTTACTGGTGGGGGGATGCCAGGGGAGGGGCCGCATGGCTCTCTGGGTTTCATGAATAAAGCCCTCCACAGCCTGGATCTTGGCCTCCTGTGCGTGTGGGCGTCTTGGGCATGGTGTGGGGTGGGCATCTGGGGGCCCTAGAACATCCTGAACCGGAGGGGTGCAAAACTTTCAGCCACGCCGCAGGCACCTGGGGTCTGTGCCTGGAATCTGGACCCTAAGCCTTCTGCGGAGGTCAGGGCGGCCAGCCTGGACTCACTTGTGCCACCATATTCATCCAGGGCGAGCAGGGCAGCGTCCAGTCAGTTGTGGACGGAAGCACCCCAGAAGCCATTGTCTGGGGGGCCTGACTTGGAATGGCCACCATGAGGCCCTTGTTCCTAGAAAATCCTAGAGGCTTCCAGCCACATCCTGACTTGGGGGGATGCTGGGCCACCCTCAAGGGGCCCCAGTGTAGGTGATAGAGAGCTGGACGCAGGTGGGATCAGGGACACGGCagagggaggggcctgggggcacccagagagggcagcctggCCAAGCGGAGGGGCATGGGGGTGACAGCATGGGCTTGGGAAAGGCATAGGGGGCAGCAGAGTGGTGGGGGCTTCAGTGGAAGCTAGGAGGGGCAAGGGTGTCCTGGAGAGACGTgtgtgcgtgccaagtcacttgagtcgtgtccgacactgacCCCACGgacgaccaggctcctctgtccatgggattctccaggcaagaatactggagtgggttgccctgccctgctccagtggatcttcccggccgagggatcgaacctgccagtctcttgcgtctcctgcattggcagacggattctttaccgctagcgccacttgggaagtcccctgAGGGGACAGGCAGAGTGTAACGCTTTGGGGTCATGAACCAAGAGGGTTTGTTAGGAGAGGTGGAGGGGGAAGTCAGGAATGAACATGCGCCCCTCACATGCCCTGCGTCCGGAGGCCCCGCCTCCGCCTCGGCCCTGAGCAGTGCCGCGCGCCGACAGCAGGGGGCGCGCAGGTGTAAAGAGCGGGCACCTGGCCACACACCTGTGCGGAGCCCGtctttccccctctcctctcGCAAGAATGGCGAGCTCCcagccgccgctgccgccgccgccgccgccgcttctATTGCTggctctgctgctcctgctgaaAGCTTCTGATACGAGTTCCTCTGTTTCCACGGCCACCTCTACAGGTAAGAACAGGTAAGATCCGGCTTCCAGGAAGCTGGAGGGGGAAGTGGCCTAGTCGCACACCTGGTGTCTGGACACCTCCCTCAGGCCACACTAGTCtgccaccgccccccacccccctcctcgCCCGGAGCTGTTGCTCCTCCTGGAAGCAAAAACAGTGGGAGCACCAGCccctccatccccccacccctcaccccagtcCTGAGGGTGCCAGGTCTGCCACCCCAGCGTTACATGAACAGCGACAGGCTGGTGAATGCCGCCTACCCAACTGGAGGTTCCGTTCCC
The nucleotide sequence above comes from Bos indicus isolate NIAB-ARS_2022 breed Sahiwal x Tharparkar chromosome 7, NIAB-ARS_B.indTharparkar_mat_pri_1.0, whole genome shotgun sequence. Encoded proteins:
- the LOC139184034 gene encoding IQ domain-containing protein N-like — protein: MQQATQLQVSPSGQSSYQSIPNFQDRMGTLCSQLQASPSGQSYQSIPNFQDRMRTLCSQLQASPSGQSSYQPNPSLQDKPGTLHPQPQSEPPASKETLLEQPDKDKTVARRVPRLRAVVESQAFKNVLVDEMDIMVSRAATLIQACWRGYRLRQKLISQMMAAKAIQASWRRFNTRRLLRAGKAMEKKAKVEERDIPYHPPQQVRFQHPEEGKSLLAQPTMVSKETQFPSSDSLAAYTHQPALLQSQGMSPPGTCSAGGPSVTFLPHQTVAIKLPCPMSLDAKCCPCLMTRTVRSTCLVQVEGDPMKTKQITSRANKAGAMGPPPSARCAQAVQGQFKTQTQVHTEAEVLKMPPQTGPAPVITKTLAQPGPTMTTTKTPFQMYPAATITKTSPQPCPVPMVTIAKTPPQMYLAAAMAKIPPETDPAAPMTKTAAQTCPAATMIKAPLQSCLAAMMNKTLPQPCPMSTVTITKAPPQVYPQGPVGKIPPQMCPPATATKTPLQSCLAAMMSKIQPQPCPVPIITITKTPPQPCPVTQGTKTPAAMRPTASMTNTTPQTRPAATMTKAPPQLGLLASMIKSPTQTRPAATATKVPPQACAVPLLTKTPPQTHPAPTGTKTLLQTCQVATATKTHSHQMLQGATVAKTAPPQTRLAAMITKTPAQLRSVATILKTLCLPPSAAGNLKPPFSAAATAGISDTSSHTCLSGPKARATVNARQATRAVKVSSRSYLTEGKVKCFPPSYPGAGAHKPPARPPLEGEKIKAFSQKQGKTETTSDTSMAMEMPGDLTWAKVASDRNKWAHPRTDILKVQSQLYGPARTAGAPLSTCLPQAQLAPRSTTGSPQAHLLAELTKALPQEHVSAKLTMAQGQGYPQAQPPAAVAQPHLSVCLSKTPSQAHLPAKLMKAQSQAQLTTAVIKVQSQGHLPTGLTKAQSQAQLVTDTAKSLYAAHQAAELSSKTQSQPLLVGFKASTQPCQHIGALPRAKPEDRLTQLPSHSYVQGKATLGLHQGASETQNMLVPLLASAGHTTCNAESWGDGRAARAQPSTTSAPPPSQEELAASQLASLCAELAAVLGSQEDLRALLAKALSQGEVRAALNQALSKEVLGATMAKALPQGILGTVLVKAPSWGELGTSLSRALSRGELTKAIQSRLADVLSKALTEEERATLSQALCQGELGAVLSQSLSQAALRSGVGLPKAASKTMGSGMTVMPAPVEVDCRGSLSAAWGPSLGPMRLQPSKGPEDTAMSGGQARNSTIPSIAVGPRGSTVAPGGAWEPAGGTVPWDVVGSKAAVDPRQPRELVASVQAVEKIIIHAAVIIQACARGFLVRRTIKVWHQWAIIIQAAWRGYCVRRDLARLCRAATIIQAAWRGFVIRQSRTQQMLLQNVWAKTSSGARTTSDHRCFQSCQPHVCALCQSLTSGLGSPPSVVMLVGSSPRTCHTCGHTLPTRVVHGTGRGAASQAGVPRGCLTRSTAQSLRRPPHHQTKAATAIQSAWRGFVVRRRLKQQQDAAKMLQATWRGHSTRASLTTDALLGPAVWDNSRHTQWPGV